From a region of the Vicia villosa cultivar HV-30 ecotype Madison, WI unplaced genomic scaffold, Vvil1.0 ctg.002932F_1_1, whole genome shotgun sequence genome:
- the LOC131640083 gene encoding ninja-family protein AFP3-like has translation MDLTLKLSLCGENVEERRLIRSSSLVGGEIGSISVPNWCSFGPSIERSSSLPIDGGERMVLERQKMVAASELHGPRNSSEGVIASVKEIPLLPKSRNTKFKNQTKKLNLPNYCSLKGDVMEKLRQMPTVTTTGDGPNGKRIEGFLYKYRSGEVCIVCVCHGSFLTPKEFVIHAGGKEVANPMKHITVYPFSF, from the exons ATGGACCTTACTCTTAAGCTTTCTCTTTGTGGTGAAAATGTGGAAGAAAGAAGGTTGATAAGGTCATCATCATTGGTGGGTGGAGAGATAGGAAGTATTAGTGTTCCAAATTGGTGTAGCTTTGGGCCATCTATAGAGAGATCTTCATCTCTTCCAATTGATGGTGGGGAGAGAATGGTTCTAGAGAGGCAGAAAATGGTGGCAGCTTCTGAGCTTCATG GTCCAAGAAATTCATCTGAAGGAGTAATTGCTTCCGTGAAGGAAATTCCACTTCTGCCTAAGTCTAGAAATACTAAATTTAAGAATCAAACAAAAAAACTTAATCTCCCTAACTACTGCAGTCTTAAGGGTGATGTGATGGAGAAACTGAGACAAATGCCGACTGTAACAACGACCGGAGACGGTCCAAACGGGAAGAGAATAGAAGGTTTTCTATACAAGTATAGATCCGGTGAAGTTTGTATTGTATGTGTCTGCCATGGTAGCTTCCTCACACCAAAAGAGTTTGTGATTCATGCTGGTGGTAAAGAAGTTGCTAATCCAATGAAGCATATCACTGTTTATCCTTTCTCATTTTAG
- the LOC131640082 gene encoding uncharacterized protein LOC131640082 yields MESQSGRGSNIHHRTHHSTNSSETEPFNSQNKPEHSHHDPIHFMPNPTPHNENATFHHTNDQTNLANPFGEFHSHYPNNSDSSYSSSQNPFLVFGDHDDANDSHKLHDHAPFEANFHHQLPSYESSSLGNPFRDPHKIDQHHDHDDDWHHQDHWNFPDHEETSHASSSSQLSHPLFTLESTQNQQLDDANDKNHKGFEPSTQRNMHDSHSTGFESSTQQHMHDSHSTGFESSTHQHEHSLSASSNTEKDHVHPKSQKENMFALEASDDDMPVRSMPKHEQKSSTQQNMHDSRSIGFESSSPQHKHDFLSSSRNTEKDTHVHQKSRKDSDDDKLVNSMQKQEQKSSTQQNMNDSRSIGFESSSPQHKHDSISSSSNTEKDTHAHQKSRKDSDDNMPVSAMPKHEQKSSTQQNMRDSHSTGFESSTQHHMHDSVSASRSTEKDTHAHQKSRKDSDDNMPVSAMPKQEQKSSTHQNMHDSHSTGFESSTQQHKNDSLSASRNTEKDTHVHPKSQKENTLASESNDDDFRVRPMPKHEQQKSSTVVLVPETIQNPPIQIMERQENGSTTPSSTPRIPLHVFARDKLNAQWSNASNESLFSIQMGKSFSNDMAWLNKSGELDKNGDHMNYMSGGVQSNHPPLSPQPQATKFNDISANFTEQHQSNFKVTEAKAAETMREVIMETSTTPENDKSKGSTTFSIAAMHSDTLSSSNNDNSRHSNGSTQSFAFKSYADGEKAGDKPGEKPLSSKHDEETKKQPKQSGQQNAKTTVAPSAAQNTKPTSNAPQNKWLSCFTCCH; encoded by the exons ATGGAATCTCAAAGTGGCAGAGGATCAAACATTCATCATAGAACTCATCATTCAACAAATTCAAGTGAAACTGAACCATTCAACTCACAAAACAAACCAGAACACTCACATCATGATCCCATTCACTTCATGCCAAATCCAACACCTcataatgaaaatgcaactttTCATCATACCAATGACCAAACAAATCTTGctaacccttttggtgagtttcaTTCTCATTATCCAAACAACTCAGACTCTTCATATTCATCATCACAAAACCCTTTCTTAGTATTTggtgatcatgatgatgcaaatgattcTCATAAGTTGCATGACCATGCACCTTTTGAGGCTAATTTTCATCATCAACTACCTTCATATGAATCATCTTCACTAGGAAATCCCTTCCGTGACCCTCACAAGATTGATCAACATCATGACCATGATGATGATTggcatcatcaagatcattggaACTTCCCTGATCATGAAGAAACATCACATGCTTCTTCCTCAAGTCAACTTTCACACCCTTTGTTCACACTTGAATCAACACAGAACCAGCAACTAGATGATGCAAATGATAAGAACCATAAAG GTTTCGAACCTTCAACTCAGCGAAACATGCATGATTCTCATTCTACAGGTTTTGAATCTTCAACTCAGCAACATATGCATGATTCTCATTCGACAGGTTTTGAATCTTCAACTCATCAACACGAACATTCTCTAAGCGCTTCGAGTAACACCGAGAAAGATCATGTACATCCAAAATCGCAAAAGGAAAACATGTTCGCTTTAGAAGCTAGCGATGATGATATGCCAGTAAGATCAATGCCAAAGCATGAACAAAAATCTTCTACTCAGCAAAACATGCACGATTCTCGTTCTATCGGTTTTGAATCTTCATCTCCTCAACACAAACATGATTTTCTAAGTTCTTCGAGGAACACCGAGAAAGATACTCATGTACATCAAAAATCGCGAAAGGATAGTGATGATGATAAGCTGGTAAACTCAATGCAAAAGCAAGAACAAAAATCTTCAACTCAGCAAAACATGAACGATTCTCGTTCTATAGGTTTTGAATCTTCATCTCCGCAACACAAACATGATTCTATAAGTTCTTCGAGTAACACCGAGAAAGATACTCATGCACATCAAAAATCGCGAAAGGATAGTGATGATAATATGCCGGTAAGCGCAATGCCAAAGCACGAACAAAAATCTTCAACTCAGCAAAACATGCGCGATTCTCATTCTACAGGTTTTGAATCATCAACTCAACATCACATGCATGATTCTGTAAGTGCTTCGAGGAGCACTGAGAAAGATACTCATGCACATCAAAAATCTCGAAAGGATAGTGATGATAATATGCCGGTAAGCGCAATGCCAAAGCAGGAACAAAAATCTTCAACtcatcaaaacatgcatgattctcATTCTACAGGTTTTGAATCTTCAACTCAGCAACACAAAAATGATTCTCTAAGTGCTTCGAGGAACACCGAGAAAGATACTCATGTACATCCAAAATCACAAAAGGAAAACACGTTAGCTTCAGAATCTAATGACGATGATTTCCGAGTAAGACCAATGCCAAAGCATGAACAACAAAAATCTTCAACAGTTGTACTTGTTCCCGAGACGATACAAAACCCTCCGATACAGATAATGGAAAGACAAGAGAACGGTTCTACTACTCCATCTTCAACGCCGAGAATTCCATTACATGTTTTCGCGAGAGACAAACTAAATGCTCAATGGAGCAATGCCTCTAATGAATCATTGTTTAGCATTCAAATGGGAAAGAGTTTCTCGAACGACATGGCTTGGTTGAATAAATCTGGTGAATTGGATAAGAATGGCGATCACATGAACTACATGTCGGGTGGTGTTCAAAGTAATCATCCTCCACTTTCACCTCAACCACAAGCTACTAAATTCAATGATATTAGCGCGAATTTCACTGAACAGCATCAAAGTAATTTCAAAGTAACTGAGGCTAAAGCTGCTGAGACAATGCGAGAGGTTATAATGGAAACTAGTACAACGCCGGAGAATGATAAAAGTAAAGGATCGACAACATTCTCTATTGCGGCAATGCATTCGGATACGCTTTCTAGTTCTAATAATGACAATTCTCGGCATTCAAATGGAAGCACCCAATCTTTTGCATTTAAATC ATACGCAGATGGAGAAAAAGCTGGCGACAAACCCGGAGAAAAACCTCTTTCGTCAAAACACGACGAAGAGACGAAAAAGCAGCCGAAGCAGTCAGGGCAACAGAATGCGAAAACAACAGTAGCACCATCTGCAGCTCAAAACACCAAACCAACATCAAATGCTCCGCAGAACAAATGGCTATCTTGCTTCACATGTTGCCACTAG
- the LOC131640086 gene encoding uncharacterized protein LOC131640086, with the protein MFPGRRGLKPLFMEGVAAFLSFAFAQECCRREGGVRCPCLKCGCRNIISDPSEVKRHLERVGFRPNYWVWTSNGETMQEMSSEASSSQTHIEPDINSVEPGSSSSQMQYQEQFNLVEEMFTDALGVNVAYDEPQDLDGEELPNEKAQRFYQLLKEINIPLFEGSSDSKLSMCVRLLAAKSNWNVPDQCLEFFAKLMLDATPVKENLPTSYYDAKRMVSKLGLEVKKIDCCIRGCMLFYDNEFGTNDGELEECKFCESPRYLVSSKGVDQRQNRIAVKSMFYLPIIPRLQRMFASMHSASQMAWHHTNRISSGMMRHPSDGEAWKHFDRVHPEFALEPRNVRLGLCSDGFTPYNFSGNAYSCWPVIVTPYNLPPEMCMTKPYMFLTCIIPGPSSPKAGIDVYLQPLIDDLKRLWVGAWTYDVSRKQNFNMRAALMWTINDFPAYGMLSGWGTHGKMGCPHCMNHTKAFTLEFGGKSSWFDCHRRFLPTNHEFRRNKDAFRKGIKVKDLPPPRLSSTQVWNNVCDLPKFTDYGEARRIKGYGVDHNWTKRSIFWDLPYWKDNLLRHNLELCILRRTFLIMCLTR; encoded by the coding sequence atgTTTCCTGGACGACGTGGGCTTAAACCACTTTTTATGGAAGGAGTTGCCGCGTTTCTCTCGTTtgcgtttgctcaagaatgttgtcgcAGGGAAGGAGGGGTAAGGTGTCCGTGTTTAAAGTGTGGTTGCAGAAATATTATTAGTGATCCTAGTGAAGTGAAACGTCACTTGGAAAGAGTGGGTTTTAGGCCAAATTACTGGGTTTGGACATCTAATGGGGAAACAATGCAGGAGATGAGTAGTGAGGCTTCTAGCAGTCAAACACATATAGAACCAGATATAAATAGTGTTGAACCAGGGAGTAGTTCATCACAAATGCAATATCAAGAGCAATTTAATCTCGTCGAGGAGATGTTCACTGACGCATTGGGGGTGAATGTGGCGTATGATGAACCACAAGATttagatggagaagagctcccgaaTGAGAAAGCTCAAaggttttatcagttgttgaaagaaataaatataccATTGTTTGAGGGGTCTTCTGACTCTAagctatcaatgtgtgtgagacttTTGGCTGCgaagtcaaattggaatgttcctgatcagtgtttagaATTCTTTGCGAAATTGATGTTGGACGCGACTCCTGTGAAAGAAAACTTGCCTACAAGTTATTATGATGCAAAGAggatggtgtcgaagttgggattAGAAGTaaaaaagattgattgttgcattagaggttgcatgttgttttatgacaacgAATTTGGTACAAATGACGGGgaattggaggaatgtaagttttgcgaGAGTCCAAGGTATTTAGTTAGCAGTAAGGGAGTTGACCAAAGGCAAAATCGCATTGCAGTGAAATCTATGTTCTATCTACCAATAATACCTAGGTTGCAAAGAATGTTTgcatcaatgcacagtgcaagccaAATGGCATGGCACCATACAAACAGAATTAGTTCAGGCATgatgcgacatccatctgatggcgaggcatggaaacacTTTGATAGAGTTCATCCTGAATTTGCACTTGAACCTAGGAATGTCCgacttggattatgctcagatggtttcaCTCCTTATAATTTTTCAGGAAatgcatattcttgttggccagttattgttacCCCGTACAatctccctcctgagatgtgcatgacgaaACCTTACATGTTTTTGACATGCATCATTCCGGGACCGTCGAGTCCAAAGGCGGGAATCGATGTTTATttgcaacctttaattgatgatctcAAGAGGCTGTGGGTGGGAGCGTGGACTTATGATGTGTCtcgtaaacaaaattttaatatgcGAGCGGCTTTGATGTGGACAATTAATGACTTTcctgcatatggcatgttgtctggatgGGGTACACATGGTAAAATGGGATGTCCACATTGCATGAATCACACAAAAGCGTTTACTTTGGAATTTGGTGGGAAAagttcgtggtttgactgtcatcgTAGGTTCTTACCTACCAACCATGAATTTAGAAGGAATAAAGATGCTTTTAGAAAAGGAATAAAAGTAAAAGATCTACCTCCCCCTCGATTGTCATCGACTCAAGTATGGAATAATGTTTGTGACCTACCAAAATTCACAGACTATGGTGAAGCACGTAGAATTAAAGGATATGGGGTTGACcataattggacaaaaagaagtatcttTTGGGACCTCCCATATTGGAAGGATAATTTGTTGCGTCATAATCTTgagttatgcatattgagaagaacttTTTTGATAATGTGCTTAACACGGTGA